The following nucleotide sequence is from Terriglobales bacterium.
AGCCTGGCCGCGAGGGACATCGGGCGATTCTCCGGCCGCGTTCGGCCGCTGTCAACGCGGCAGGCAATCGACAAGGCTGCGGCGACTGTTTATCCTGTCCAGGTGAGCGTTCTCCGCGACATCGGCGCGATCCTCAAGGGAATGTCGGTCACCTTCCGGGAGATGTTCGCCCCGACGGTGGTCGAGAACTACCCGGACGGGAAGGGGCCGCTCAAGGGCGCCGTGTTCCAGGAGCGGTTCCGCGGCGTGCACGTGCTGCAGCGCGACGAGAACGGCCTGGAGAAGTGCGTGGCGTGCTTCCTGTGCGCGGCGGCGTGTCCCTCGAATTGCATCTACATCGAGGCCGCCGAGAATACCGCGGAGCGCCGCGTCTCGGGCGCCGAGCGCTACGCCGCGGTATACAACATCGATTACAACCGCTGCATCTTCTGCGGCTACTGCGTGGAGGCGTGCCCGACGGACGCCATCACGCACGGACACGGCTTCGAGCTGGCGACCTTCAATGCCTCGAACCTGATCTACCGCAAGGAACAGCTCCTGGCACCGG
It contains:
- the nuoI gene encoding NADH-quinone oxidoreductase subunit NuoI; its protein translation is MSVLRDIGAILKGMSVTFREMFAPTVVENYPDGKGPLKGAVFQERFRGVHVLQRDENGLEKCVACFLCAAACPSNCIYIEAAENTAERRVSGAERYAAVYNIDYNRCIFCGYCVEACPTDAITHGHGFELATFNASNLIYRKEQLLAPVGAPAQPVQAPKDVLGQPGVHPSAAARMPGDPGNRPAHAR